From the Paenibacillus sp. FSL H8-0548 genome, one window contains:
- a CDS encoding carbohydrate ABC transporter permease, protein MVGGKSPGERLFNLSTFIIMIILMIVTLYPFWFSLISSLNSGADLARGPIFLWPREFSLGSWSAVLSDTGMLKALWVTASRTVIVTVVSILYTAMFAYAFSRSYLKGKKFYIMIGFASMYFSGGIIPSFMLMNWLGLYDNYLVYILPSLFGGFWNVIIFNANYKALPEALFESAKIDGASEFRIFLQIVVPLSKPVLAALAVFTAVNVWNDYGTTLYFTQSNDLQTLQYMILRLIQSNRAVENMMSLQGSNLAVSALLNNTKGQGPVTAQTIELAAMVIASLPMIIMYPFAQRFFVKGVLVGSVKG, encoded by the coding sequence ATGGTTGGAGGGAAAAGCCCAGGAGAACGTTTATTTAATCTATCAACCTTCATAATTATGATCATCCTGATGATTGTGACATTATATCCTTTTTGGTTTTCATTGATTAGTTCCTTGAACAGCGGGGCAGATCTAGCTCGCGGTCCGATATTTCTTTGGCCTAGGGAGTTTTCTTTGGGAAGCTGGAGCGCGGTGCTCTCCGATACAGGCATGCTCAAAGCGCTGTGGGTTACCGCTTCGCGTACGGTAATTGTAACGGTAGTTTCTATTCTGTATACGGCAATGTTCGCCTATGCATTTTCCAGGTCCTATTTGAAGGGGAAAAAGTTCTATATCATGATCGGCTTTGCCAGCATGTATTTTAGCGGAGGGATCATTCCTTCCTTTATGCTCATGAATTGGCTGGGTTTGTATGATAATTATCTTGTATATATCCTGCCTTCATTATTCGGGGGCTTCTGGAATGTCATCATATTCAATGCGAATTATAAGGCGCTGCCCGAGGCGTTGTTCGAATCGGCTAAGATCGATGGGGCCAGTGAATTCAGAATTTTTTTGCAGATCGTCGTTCCGCTCTCGAAGCCGGTGCTGGCTGCACTTGCTGTATTTACGGCAGTTAATGTTTGGAATGATTATGGAACAACACTTTACTTTACGCAATCCAATGATTTACAGACGCTGCAATACATGATTCTGAGGCTGATCCAGTCCAATCGTGCGGTGGAAAATATGATGAGCTTGCAGGGCTCTAACCTAGCGGTCTCAGCGTTGTTGAATAATACGAAAGGCCAAGGCCCGGTAACGGCTCAAACGATTGAGCTGGCGGCAATGGTCATTGCATCGCTTCCGATGATTAT
- a CDS encoding ABC transporter permease subunit — protein MAPRKQKGFKLGYDFRTQFELKVMLWPAVLLIFLFDFTPLFGLLIAFKNYEPIMGVQGIFTSGWNDFQHFIRVFQNFQFWPMVRNTLGINLLGQLIGIPITMLFALFLNEIKHHKFKSLVQTVTYLPHFLSWVIFGGLFITLLNSTGIVNFLLLEFHLIDKPIQFLADPKYFWGVAIGTGLLKDLGWGAILYLAAMAGVDQSLYEAAAIDGAGRFRRMINITIPGIMPTLMVLIIFAVSGMLNNNFTQIFVLQNSLNLPTSQVIDTFVYQTGLLQFQFASATAIGLLKTVFALMLLIGANALSKKITKTGLF, from the coding sequence ATGGCACCGCGAAAACAAAAAGGATTCAAGCTTGGGTATGATTTCAGAACACAGTTTGAGCTAAAAGTAATGTTATGGCCTGCTGTGCTTCTCATCTTTTTATTTGACTTTACTCCATTATTTGGTTTATTGATTGCTTTTAAAAACTATGAGCCTATTATGGGGGTTCAAGGGATCTTCACAAGCGGATGGAATGATTTTCAACACTTTATTCGCGTATTTCAAAATTTTCAATTTTGGCCGATGGTTAGAAATACACTTGGCATTAATCTTTTAGGGCAATTGATTGGCATTCCGATCACGATGCTGTTCGCCTTATTCTTAAACGAAATCAAGCATCATAAATTTAAATCGCTTGTCCAAACTGTGACTTATCTCCCGCATTTTCTTTCTTGGGTAATCTTTGGCGGGTTATTTATAACGCTGCTCAATTCGACTGGAATTGTTAACTTCCTGTTGTTGGAATTTCATCTCATCGACAAACCGATTCAATTTCTGGCAGATCCAAAATACTTTTGGGGAGTGGCAATCGGTACAGGTTTGTTAAAGGATTTAGGCTGGGGTGCCATTCTCTATTTGGCGGCGATGGCAGGAGTAGATCAAAGCCTGTATGAAGCAGCTGCGATCGATGGAGCTGGACGTTTCAGACGGATGATCAATATTACGATTCCGGGGATCATGCCGACGCTGATGGTATTAATCATATTTGCCGTAAGCGGCATGCTGAATAACAATTTCACCCAAATTTTTGTATTGCAAAACTCATTAAATTTACCGACAAGTCAGGTCATCGATACGTTCGTCTATCAAACAGGCTTGCTGCAATTTCAATTTGCATCGGCAACGGCGATTGGATTATTAAAAACGGTATTTGCGCTTATGCTGCTAATCGGTGCAAATGCACTATCCAAAAAAATAACAAAAACAGGTTTATTTTAA